From a single Nostoc edaphicum CCNP1411 genomic region:
- the cas7d gene encoding type I-D CRISPR-associated protein Cas7/Csc2 → MKFLKTLDSKFFHDVIPAKPMGKYVHFITIRVTESYPLFQTDGELNKARVRAGIENKEPISRLAMFKRKQSTPERLTGRELLRNYKIGDSEKCDYNVDFSKTTPDCILYGFAIGDSGSEKSKVVVDTAYSITPFDDSHLNFTLNAPFENGTMSRQGEVTSRINSQDHILPQVFFPSIVTLKDPTEAGFLYVFNNILRTRHYGAQTTRTGRVRNELVGVIFADGEIVSNLLWTQKIYDVMSNATPKQINPPDPLNEDEVLEAATQAITALMSQECISHTDFVGASFTQLLSEVKSITSNETRLQEMLTQANDESSIYAQTWVLKSGKKDPKKDTKVNKKAAAVTE, encoded by the coding sequence ATGAAATTCTTGAAAACACTCGATTCTAAATTTTTCCACGATGTAATTCCTGCTAAACCAATGGGAAAATATGTTCATTTCATTACTATTCGCGTTACAGAATCTTATCCTTTATTCCAGACAGATGGTGAACTCAATAAAGCAAGAGTACGTGCTGGAATTGAAAACAAAGAACCTATTAGTCGCTTGGCAATGTTTAAGCGCAAGCAGTCAACACCAGAACGTTTAACAGGTAGAGAATTATTACGTAACTACAAAATTGGTGACTCGGAAAAATGTGACTACAACGTAGATTTCAGCAAAACTACTCCTGATTGTATTCTCTATGGTTTTGCTATTGGTGATTCCGGTTCTGAAAAGTCGAAAGTAGTTGTAGACACAGCGTACTCTATTACACCCTTTGATGATTCTCACCTTAACTTTACCCTCAATGCACCTTTTGAAAATGGGACAATGAGCCGTCAAGGTGAAGTAACCAGCCGTATTAATAGTCAAGACCATATCTTACCTCAAGTCTTTTTCCCCAGTATTGTCACGCTGAAAGATCCCACTGAAGCTGGATTTCTTTATGTTTTCAATAATATTCTCAGAACACGCCATTACGGAGCGCAGACTACCCGCACTGGTAGAGTGCGTAATGAATTAGTTGGAGTCATTTTTGCTGATGGTGAGATTGTTAGTAATCTTCTCTGGACTCAAAAGATATATGACGTAATGAGCAATGCAACTCCCAAGCAAATTAATCCTCCTGATCCGCTCAATGAAGACGAGGTTTTAGAGGCGGCTACACAAGCAATTACTGCTCTAATGTCTCAAGAGTGCATTTCTCATACTGATTTTGTTGGTGCATCCTTCACACAACTTTTGAGTGAAGTTAAGTCTATCACCAGTAATGAAACTCGATTGCAAGAAATGTTGACTCAAGCAAACGATGAATCATCTATTTATGCTCAAACATGGGTTCTTAAATCAGGTAAGAAAGACCCTAAGAAAGATACCAAGGTTAATAAGAAAGCTGCTGCTGTCACGGAGTAA
- the cas3 gene encoding type I-D CRISPR-associated helicase Cas3', with amino-acid sequence MSENYSINLKPVYSQTVSTPDGVKLPKDWSLSWHQAETYQALQDPNIDVVFNRAMTGDGKSLAAYLSAMTNRTYTLAMYPTNELARDQEKQVQGYKDKFKPKYEPQINRLNAAILEKYIATGKLSSKRDGIEDFSTNYEILLTNPDIFHYIHNFYYLRGKIDNPDRLFRRIDENYKLFIYDEFHIFSSPQIASVINTILLMKHTGDNHKKFLFLSATPNELLKTFLEKAQLRYKEIAPDAVGAYKFSSDDSTDGWRQISQPINLCFAQGIEPNLSSSYKWIEENAETVILKFFQDYPNSKGAIILNSIAAVKKLIDKLKPIFEPRWKVRENTGLTGETEKSQSVAEADLLLGTSTIDVGVDFRINFLVFEAADAGNLIQRFGRLGRHEGFETYQAYALIPNFLVARLFTDKSHPLEDGETYDRITFNNAINEFWTFKNKFERYPQRWGGIQSAYIYSKLQGNYHIKEKYPEVAKKFGTSVQNALGISIKQMNAQFYRCQSEGKTKIIDEARSFRGSSELDCAIYDLTNPDEPEAERFKMYNLPGILNNFIFELWDKNSFMEKAEKAGVITTRFDKALCYLKFKGYRDVREDWHFYYPGNLRELAKSGKVQVLPDKQHELQGLEISQRHGYGINQISDAVSRRKLVCFISDRDRNFLRATLGLPMHFQAYPLTNEPEDKSPRYTITFGQDALLLETLTWHWKPKDDEGWIC; translated from the coding sequence ATGTCCGAAAATTACAGCATAAATCTCAAACCTGTCTATTCTCAAACCGTTAGCACACCTGACGGGGTGAAATTACCTAAAGATTGGTCGCTTTCTTGGCATCAAGCAGAAACCTATCAAGCATTACAAGACCCAAATATTGATGTTGTCTTCAATAGAGCGATGACAGGCGATGGTAAAAGCTTGGCAGCTTATCTGTCAGCAATGACAAATCGCACGTACACTTTAGCAATGTATCCCACAAATGAACTCGCACGAGATCAAGAAAAACAGGTTCAAGGATACAAAGATAAATTTAAACCCAAGTACGAACCTCAAATTAATCGTTTAAATGCGGCTATTTTAGAAAAATATATAGCTACTGGTAAGCTGTCTTCTAAACGAGATGGGATAGAAGATTTTTCTACTAACTATGAAATTCTGCTGACGAATCCTGATATTTTCCATTACATCCATAATTTTTACTACTTGAGAGGAAAGATAGATAATCCTGACAGGTTATTCAGACGTATAGATGAAAATTATAAATTATTTATCTATGATGAATTTCATATTTTTTCATCACCGCAAATAGCTAGTGTTATCAATACAATACTTTTAATGAAACACACTGGCGATAATCATAAAAAATTTCTCTTCCTTTCTGCTACACCTAATGAATTGTTAAAGACTTTTCTAGAAAAGGCTCAACTTAGATATAAAGAAATTGCTCCAGATGCTGTTGGAGCTTACAAATTTTCATCAGATGATTCGACCGATGGGTGGCGGCAGATTAGTCAACCTATTAACTTATGCTTTGCTCAAGGAATAGAGCCTAATCTGAGTTCTAGCTATAAATGGATAGAAGAAAATGCTGAAACGGTGATTTTAAAGTTTTTTCAAGACTATCCTAACAGCAAAGGTGCAATTATTTTAAATTCCATCGCCGCAGTTAAAAAGCTAATAGATAAGCTAAAACCTATTTTTGAACCGCGATGGAAGGTTAGAGAAAATACTGGCTTAACAGGAGAAACAGAAAAATCTCAATCAGTTGCCGAAGCAGATTTACTTTTGGGTACATCTACAATCGATGTTGGCGTAGACTTTCGGATTAATTTTTTAGTTTTTGAAGCTGCTGATGCAGGAAATTTAATTCAACGATTTGGTAGACTTGGCAGACATGAAGGTTTTGAAACTTATCAAGCTTATGCTTTAATACCTAACTTTCTTGTTGCAAGGCTATTTACAGATAAATCTCATCCTTTAGAAGATGGTGAAACTTATGACCGCATTACTTTTAATAATGCCATTAATGAATTTTGGACATTTAAAAATAAGTTTGAGCGATATCCTCAGCGATGGGGTGGTATACAGTCAGCTTATATCTATTCAAAGCTGCAAGGAAACTATCATATCAAAGAGAAATATCCAGAGGTGGCTAAGAAATTTGGTACTAGTGTACAAAATGCTTTGGGAATTAGCATTAAACAGATGAATGCACAGTTTTATCGCTGTCAGAGTGAAGGAAAAACAAAAATTATTGATGAGGCTAGGAGTTTTCGGGGAAGTAGCGAGTTAGATTGTGCAATTTATGACTTAACTAATCCAGATGAGCCAGAAGCAGAAAGATTTAAAATGTATAACCTTCCTGGCATTCTCAATAACTTTATTTTCGAGTTATGGGATAAAAATAGCTTTATGGAAAAAGCCGAGAAAGCTGGAGTAATTACTACTCGCTTTGATAAAGCTTTGTGTTATTTAAAGTTCAAAGGCTATCGGGATGTGCGGGAAGATTGGCACTTCTATTATCCAGGCAATCTGAGAGAATTAGCTAAATCTGGTAAGGTGCAAGTTCTACCAGATAAACAACACGAACTACAAGGTTTAGAGATTTCGCAACGACACGGCTACGGTATCAACCAAATTAGTGATGCTGTGAGTAGACGTAAACTAGTGTGCTTCATTTCAGACCGCGATCGCAACTTTTTACGCGCCACTCTCGGATTACCTATGCACTTTCAAGCTTACCCCCTCACTAATGAGCCAGAAGATAAAAGTCCTCGCTACACCATTACTTTTGGACAAGACGCGCTGTTATTGGAAACCTTAACTTGGCATTGGAAGCCAAAGGACGATGAAGGATGGATATGTTAG
- a CDS encoding DUF5615 family PIN-like protein has translation MKLKLDENIDLRVVTLLQLAGHDVATVPGQGLSSAPDPEVIDVCRREGRCLVTCDRGFGNRLKYNPSNYSGIVIIRLPSRYTFADWREAIEILITGLESADVIGKLWIIQQAKILEYQAIESEEAN, from the coding sequence GTGAAATTAAAGCTAGATGAAAATATCGACTTGCGCGTTGTAACTTTATTGCAATTAGCAGGACACGATGTTGCAACAGTACCAGGACAAGGCTTAAGTTCTGCACCCGATCCCGAAGTTATTGATGTTTGTCGTCGTGAGGGTAGATGTTTAGTCACTTGCGATCGCGGTTTTGGAAATCGTCTGAAATATAATCCCTCTAACTATTCAGGAATTGTAATTATCCGTCTACCCTCTCGCTACACATTTGCTGATTGGCGTGAAGCTATTGAAATATTAATCACTGGGCTAGAATCCGCCGATGTGATAGGTAAATTATGGATTATTCAACAAGCAAAAATACTCGAATATCAAGCTATTGAAAGCGAGGAAGCAAATTAA
- the cas10d gene encoding type I-D CRISPR-associated protein Cas10d/Csc3, translated as MNEFDDDLPEEVPDFDSAKDEDDESPVKRELLTIRLFKEAVKKAKGNEGDRILEKFADYVLPNLIRQLAGATAKGGKFFEVTIEIINAKRAAAGKNPVRRDNAGDQSVLAHLLNGLFPSYRILKKLQAEGIGTNPVKRNCEDLQSSVFIVSYLLHDYEKFPDYRDWLEQNFIIRNWEEEPPKKEDAPNLGREYITKKILDFGLYHLLGEQWEELIDDIIEISSNAGVKNDSDLGLSTRGLKPLDDERLDSRIRQVLIDLVSLSDLFASVIKHPRDVENGRLPTLLARLSNHQLQLTYHSLSENRGILTNIFNNALIAEHPEDFYTPLLYLPDGVVYLATVDAPPITTDEIPEQVIAKIKYLCAEKLKERQTGFNRGGKGLKFADYYWLFFDVVELMEVSINATSRLLPDSKPASADKRGESLLNYQAQGELSAHLNLQIANEIRIDRLAEFGDVLCRGIWGSWCEKVNDWQKQLAKNQRKSIPDLDLTQKLAEYLELSAEIPAIREIQSLKKTGGVPLDWYYLAAQYFRNHSGLSFAQILEVMKGMVNHVAAFIRPILAEFQDMPDGWDDLKTYVNQVISLPTGAVIEPNPDSFLVELKRYNAAKITGRGRENVCAISSSSYTVTEQMESATLFAPQVYSNRQILFNAQAAKRQICSIWSIEIMLRQILMNQTNAVGADFEGRKYRYLYLYPTYFFTPETNKFLQKAYNQFSRTRFDAEMRKHFIAENQVAKFQIENYQKVDSLLIKENLKPEDDRTFKISFPEHETLTFFFLGLPPGRDATDTESWVTPAWLALALPLILDVKVVASESPVPPFISGADFEQTVLIDGEHQAIRSLIQKDNYRLDSILPRSSKKREFSPLNTLTAAYSIHLEVNRKKDGDPDWGKLADLARDLETSPLYVFHYLNKWLRKQDKIDSVPMAKVRLYLDFYHYFEPEGKAVNQLRKLTELYRRFYRSKSQYAKANAILKPIDEAADVILKIDKSMASDTESLIDVVAARLAKLMNNVRRRAAEGKPTLTLVDGKWKPALTSEEERQAVYEFSKYFVKEIFEGSFKSDRARLAGTQLNLIRDTCEYLYRLADDEERKARPQDEPDDIPELELEASV; from the coding sequence ATGAACGAATTTGATGATGATTTACCGGAAGAAGTACCAGATTTTGATTCAGCAAAAGATGAAGATGATGAATCGCCTGTCAAACGCGAACTTCTCACTATTCGGTTATTTAAAGAAGCTGTAAAAAAGGCAAAAGGAAATGAAGGCGATCGCATCCTAGAAAAGTTTGCAGATTATGTCTTACCTAATTTAATTCGGCAGTTAGCAGGCGCAACCGCTAAAGGCGGTAAATTCTTTGAAGTCACGATAGAAATTATAAATGCTAAACGCGCAGCCGCAGGTAAAAATCCTGTTCGTAGAGACAACGCTGGCGACCAATCTGTACTTGCTCACTTACTCAATGGTCTATTTCCCAGCTATCGAATTTTGAAGAAGTTACAAGCAGAAGGAATAGGCACAAACCCAGTTAAGCGTAATTGTGAAGATTTGCAATCATCTGTATTTATTGTTTCCTACTTGTTGCATGACTATGAAAAATTCCCTGACTATCGAGATTGGTTAGAACAAAATTTTATCATTCGCAATTGGGAAGAAGAACCACCAAAAAAAGAAGATGCTCCGAATTTGGGACGTGAGTACATTACCAAAAAGATTTTAGATTTTGGCTTATATCACTTACTAGGCGAACAATGGGAAGAACTTATTGATGACATCATTGAGATTAGCAGCAATGCAGGCGTTAAAAATGATTCGGATTTAGGTTTAAGTACTCGTGGCTTAAAACCTTTAGATGATGAAAGACTAGATAGCAGAATTAGACAGGTTTTGATTGACTTAGTTTCACTATCTGATTTATTTGCTTCAGTCATTAAACATCCGAGAGATGTAGAAAATGGCCGTTTACCTACATTGCTTGCAAGATTAAGCAATCATCAATTACAACTTACCTATCATTCCCTTTCAGAAAATCGTGGAATTCTCACAAATATTTTCAATAATGCTTTAATTGCAGAACATCCTGAAGATTTTTATACACCCTTACTCTATCTACCTGATGGTGTTGTTTATTTAGCTACTGTTGATGCTCCTCCGATTACAACTGATGAAATTCCTGAACAAGTTATTGCCAAAATAAAGTACTTGTGTGCAGAGAAACTAAAGGAAAGACAGACAGGTTTTAATCGTGGTGGTAAGGGATTAAAATTTGCAGATTATTACTGGTTATTTTTTGATGTAGTTGAATTAATGGAAGTTAGTATTAATGCTACTTCTCGACTACTTCCAGACTCAAAACCTGCTTCTGCTGATAAGCGAGGCGAAAGCTTGCTAAATTATCAAGCGCAAGGCGAGCTATCAGCACACTTAAATTTACAAATTGCTAATGAAATCCGCATTGATCGCTTGGCAGAATTTGGTGATGTTTTGTGTCGAGGAATTTGGGGTAGTTGGTGCGAAAAAGTTAATGATTGGCAGAAACAACTAGCAAAAAATCAGAGAAAAAGTATTCCTGATTTAGATTTGACACAAAAGCTAGCTGAATATTTGGAATTATCAGCAGAAATTCCAGCCATCAGAGAAATTCAATCTTTGAAAAAAACAGGTGGTGTACCTCTTGATTGGTATTACCTAGCAGCGCAATACTTTCGTAATCATTCAGGATTAAGCTTTGCTCAAATTCTGGAAGTTATGAAAGGGATGGTGAATCATGTTGCTGCTTTTATTAGACCAATTTTAGCAGAGTTTCAGGATATGCCCGATGGCTGGGATGACTTAAAAACTTATGTCAATCAAGTTATTTCTTTACCAACAGGCGCAGTTATAGAACCAAACCCAGACTCATTTTTAGTTGAACTTAAACGCTATAATGCCGCCAAAATTACGGGTAGAGGACGAGAAAATGTTTGTGCGATTTCTAGTTCTTCATATACTGTAACTGAACAGATGGAATCAGCGACTTTATTTGCTCCTCAAGTCTACAGTAATCGTCAGATTTTATTTAATGCTCAAGCTGCTAAACGGCAAATTTGCTCAATTTGGTCAATTGAAATTATGTTGAGACAAATTTTGATGAACCAAACAAATGCCGTAGGAGCAGATTTTGAAGGACGCAAATATCGCTATCTTTACCTTTATCCAACTTACTTTTTTACCCCAGAAACCAATAAATTTTTGCAAAAGGCTTACAATCAATTTTCCCGAACTCGGTTTGATGCCGAAATGCGTAAGCATTTTATCGCAGAAAATCAAGTTGCAAAGTTTCAAATTGAAAATTACCAAAAAGTTGATTCTCTCTTGATTAAAGAAAATCTAAAACCAGAAGATGACCGCACTTTCAAAATTAGCTTTCCAGAACATGAAACTCTGACATTTTTCTTTTTAGGCTTACCGCCTGGAAGAGACGCTACAGATACAGAATCTTGGGTAACACCAGCTTGGTTAGCATTAGCATTACCGCTTATTCTCGATGTGAAAGTCGTAGCATCAGAATCACCTGTACCACCTTTTATTAGTGGTGCTGATTTTGAACAAACAGTTTTAATTGATGGAGAACATCAAGCGATTCGTTCTTTGATTCAAAAAGATAACTATCGTTTAGATAGCATTCTACCTCGTAGTTCAAAAAAGCGTGAATTTTCTCCCCTCAATACTCTTACTGCTGCTTACTCTATTCACTTGGAAGTTAACCGTAAAAAGGATGGCGATCCAGATTGGGGAAAATTAGCAGATTTGGCACGGGATTTAGAAACCAGTCCTCTCTATGTCTTCCATTACCTTAATAAATGGTTGCGAAAACAAGACAAAATTGATTCTGTACCTATGGCGAAAGTTCGCCTATACTTGGATTTTTATCACTATTTTGAACCAGAAGGAAAAGCTGTGAATCAACTGCGTAAGTTAACAGAACTCTACCGTCGTTTTTATCGTTCCAAAAGTCAATATGCTAAAGCTAATGCAATTCTCAAACCAATTGATGAAGCTGCTGATGTAATTTTGAAAATTGATAAATCTATGGCTAGTGATACTGAATCTTTAATAGATGTGGTAGCGGCTCGTCTAGCCAAGCTGATGAACAATGTGCGACGGAGAGCGGCTGAAGGAAAACCAACATTAACTCTAGTTGATGGTAAGTGGAAACCTGCCTTAACTTCCGAAGAAGAACGTCAAGCAGTTTATGAGTTTTCTAAGTATTTTGTAAAAGAAATATTTGAGGGAAGCTTTAAAAGCGATCGCGCACGTTTAGCAGGTACTCAACTTAATTTAATTAGAGATACTTGTGAATACCTTTATCGCCTAGCAGATGACGAGGAACGCAAGGCACGTCCGCAAGATGAGCCTGATGATATTCCTGAATTAGAACTTGAAGCATCAGTCTAA
- a CDS encoding lysylphosphatidylglycerol synthase domain-containing protein — translation MIGYDILGFNYINRSLSWNKIAFTNFISSAFSNTIGFALLTGSAIRYRFYSTWGVSAVAIAQVIAFANFTFWLGMFAVAGFLFLIKPLNIPTQLHLPFATVRPIGVIFLLLVAAYLLGSIFIRKPLIIRGHEFRFPSFKISLAQIVISSFDWILAAAVLYVLLPSNRYLSYLDFLGIYLLAMFAGVVSNVPGGLGVFETIILLILSSKVSATAVFGSMLAYRGVYYFLPLLVAAGLLGLYEIRFRTENLQK, via the coding sequence ATGATTGGGTACGATATTTTGGGTTTTAACTACATTAATCGTTCTTTAAGTTGGAATAAGATAGCCTTCACTAACTTTATTAGCTCTGCATTTAGTAATACCATCGGTTTTGCCTTGCTGACTGGTAGTGCTATCCGTTATCGATTTTACTCAACTTGGGGAGTGTCAGCAGTTGCGATCGCTCAAGTAATTGCTTTCGCCAATTTTACCTTTTGGTTAGGGATGTTTGCCGTTGCAGGTTTCTTGTTCCTCATCAAACCCCTCAATATTCCCACTCAATTACATTTACCTTTTGCTACTGTGCGTCCCATCGGCGTAATTTTTCTGCTATTAGTTGCGGCTTATTTACTAGGCAGTATTTTTATTAGAAAACCACTAATAATTCGTGGACATGAATTTCGATTTCCTTCTTTTAAAATATCCCTGGCTCAAATAGTGATTTCTAGTTTTGATTGGATTTTGGCAGCGGCAGTTCTTTATGTTTTACTTCCTAGCAATAGATATTTGTCATATCTAGACTTTTTGGGCATTTATTTACTAGCGATGTTTGCAGGTGTGGTTAGTAATGTCCCCGGTGGTTTGGGAGTATTTGAAACTATAATTTTGCTGATTCTCTCCTCAAAAGTTTCTGCTACGGCAGTTTTTGGTTCAATGTTAGCTTATCGGGGAGTCTATTATTTCTTACCTTTGCTAGTAGCAGCAGGTTTGCTCGGACTTTATGAAATTAGATTTAGAACGGAAAACTTACAAAAATGA
- a CDS encoding DUF433 domain-containing protein has protein sequence MTNNDLLSRISIDPNICFGKPCIRGHRIWVSLILDYLAGGTTIEEVLEAYPSIEREDILACIAYGAEMARDVFVELPLTKKKEASA, from the coding sequence ATGACTAACAATGATTTGCTTTCTCGTATTTCCATTGATCCAAATATTTGTTTTGGTAAACCGTGCATTCGCGGACATCGTATTTGGGTATCACTAATTTTGGATTATTTAGCTGGTGGTACGACAATTGAAGAAGTTCTTGAAGCTTATCCAAGCATAGAAAGAGAAGATATATTGGCTTGCATCGCCTACGGTGCAGAGATGGCGCGGGATGTTTTTGTGGAACTTCCTTTGACAAAAAAAAAGGAAGCAAGTGCGTGA
- a CDS encoding agenet domain-containing protein, with the protein MKNKVLFGAIFMATWVGTLIPSAFAASPCSVGQKAEVLWKEAWYPATVLKVNNDNCYITYEGYDSSWNEWVGTGRFRASFEAGDAVRILWKGKWYQGQVLEVSNNLYKITYDGYDSSWDEWVEPSRVSR; encoded by the coding sequence ATGAAAAACAAAGTATTGTTTGGCGCTATATTCATGGCAACTTGGGTAGGAACATTAATTCCTAGCGCTTTTGCTGCTTCACCTTGTTCTGTAGGACAAAAGGCTGAGGTTCTTTGGAAGGAGGCATGGTATCCGGCAACGGTGCTTAAGGTTAATAATGATAATTGCTATATTACATACGAAGGTTACGATAGCTCATGGAATGAATGGGTAGGCACTGGACGCTTTCGGGCATCATTTGAAGCTGGAGATGCAGTAAGAATTTTGTGGAAGGGGAAATGGTATCAAGGGCAGGTTTTAGAAGTTAGTAACAATCTTTATAAAATTACTTATGATGGCTACGATAGCTCTTGGGATGAGTGGGTTGAACCTTCTAGGGTAAGCAGATAG
- a CDS encoding WYL domain-containing protein, producing the protein MSRKGQSITLSISERDKAELEAIAREFGMMWGEEPNISKLIKAIAQRELLIGNNNDWKEPRIRALHRCINALTDIGQIEQAQIIANLLLERSELSLPLRGEIERFLENLPPPWRLEIDRYILREQPFQLSYQDAAERVFNFTVRYAKVTPHEKRVYLDCWCEETEGNFDIPELVHNWSLRLDRITEAAVMPISGDWRSLAEIEVEMHLFAGLAFAYQAKPEDNINEWLPDKARVRRVVRRVSSTFWFSREVMQYTPDCVVILPENVRDRFKQKLLTLCNLYDIETRS; encoded by the coding sequence ATGAGTCGAAAAGGTCAATCTATTACACTGTCGATATCAGAACGTGATAAAGCCGAGCTAGAAGCGATCGCTCGTGAATTCGGTATGATGTGGGGAGAAGAGCCTAATATCTCTAAGTTAATTAAAGCGATCGCTCAACGTGAGTTACTCATCGGTAATAATAACGATTGGAAAGAACCACGCATTAGGGCATTACATAGATGTATCAATGCTTTGACAGACATCGGGCAAATTGAACAAGCCCAAATCATTGCAAACTTACTTCTCGAACGCAGCGAATTATCATTACCGTTGCGGGGCGAAATCGAACGTTTCTTAGAGAATTTGCCCCCACCTTGGCGCTTAGAAATAGACCGCTATATCTTGCGCGAACAGCCCTTTCAGCTTTCATATCAAGATGCAGCAGAGCGTGTGTTTAATTTTACCGTTCGCTATGCCAAAGTTACACCCCACGAAAAGCGGGTATATCTTGATTGCTGGTGTGAAGAGACAGAAGGAAACTTTGATATCCCAGAACTGGTTCACAACTGGAGTTTGCGATTAGACAGGATTACTGAAGCTGCTGTCATGCCAATTTCTGGTGATTGGCGAAGTTTAGCTGAGATAGAAGTGGAAATGCACCTATTTGCTGGCTTGGCTTTTGCCTATCAAGCTAAACCAGAAGACAATATCAATGAGTGGCTACCAGATAAAGCGCGAGTCCGGCGAGTTGTTAGGCGAGTATCTAGTACATTTTGGTTTAGCCGCGAAGTCATGCAGTATACGCCAGATTGTGTAGTGATATTACCAGAGAATGTGCGCGATCGCTTCAAACAAAAACTCCTTACCCTCTGCAATCTATACGATATCGAAACTAGGAGTTAA